From Triticum aestivum cultivar Chinese Spring chromosome 4A, IWGSC CS RefSeq v2.1, whole genome shotgun sequence, a single genomic window includes:
- the LOC123086430 gene encoding probable serine/threonine-protein kinase PBL8, translating into MGNCGTREENAVVAAHAQVQQLHLLQHSAKNALADRKHNRTFSDISDPSTPGKIEDTKDISIYNNVIAFTLFELETITKSFRADYVLGEGGFGTVYKGYIDENVRVGLKSLPVAVKVLNKDGHQGHREWLTEVNFLGQLRHPNLVKLIGYCCEDDHRLLVYEFMFRGSLENHLFRKTASPLPWATRMSIALGAAKGLACLHNAERPVIYRDFKTSNILLDSDYTAKLSDFGLAKAGPEGDETHVSTRVMGTYGYAAPEYVMTGHLTARSDVYSFGVVLLELLTGRKSIDKSRSSREHSLVDWACPKLNDKRRLLQIIDPRLEGQYSVRAAHKACSLAYYCLSQNPKARPLMSDVVETLEPLQLQGSDASFQSIHVPDYRIHRRLTGNNVHYRAIPNPKCAPAAVPACRVR; encoded by the exons atgGGCAACTGCGGCACGCGGGAGGAGAATGCCGTCGTCGCCGCGCACGCGCAAG TTCAGCAGCTGCACTTGCTGCAACATTCTGCCAAGAATGCTCTTGCAGATAGGAAGCACAACCGGACCTTTTCAGACATAAGTGATCCTTCAACGCCTGGCAAAATTGAAGATACCAAGGACATTTCTATATACAACAATGTGATTGCCTTCACATTGTTTGAGCTTGAAACAATCACAAAGAGCTTTCGTGCCGATTATGTTCTTGGTGAAGGAGGCTTTGGGACTGTTTACAAGGGTTATATAGACGAGAATGTCCGGGTTGGCCTGAAATCGCTGCCTGTTGCTGTCAAGGTGCTCAACAAAGATGGACATCAAGGACACAGAGAATGGCTT ACTGAGGTTAATTTCCTGGGGCAGCTAAGGCATCCAAATCTAGTTAAGTTGATTGGATATTGCTGTGAAGATGATCACCGGCTGCTTGTCTACGAGTTCATGTTTCGAGGAAGTCTAGAAAATCATTTATTTCGAA AGACAGCATCCCCTTTACCCTGGGCTACTAGGATGTCTATAGCTTTGGGAGCTGCCAAAGGGTTGGCTTGCCTCCACAATGCTGAAAGGCCTGTTATCTACAGAGATTTCAAGACCTCGAACATTCTGCTAGACTCT GATTATACTGCCAAGCTGTCTGACTTTGGCTTGGCAAAAGCTGGACCAGAAGGTGATGAGACCCATGTATCGACGAGAGTGATGGGAACATATGGTTATGCTGCCCCTGAATATGTGATGACTG GCCACTTGACTGCTAGAAGCGATGTCTACAGCTTTGGCGTCGTCCTTCTGGAGCTGCTCACAGGGCGCAAGTCCATCGACAAGTCACGGTCCAGCAGGGAGCACAGCCTGGTCGACTGGGCCTGCCCCAAGCTGAATGACAAGAGGAGGCTTCtgcagatcattgatccgaggctCGAGGGGCAGTACTCAGTCAGAGCGGCTCACAAGGCTTGCAGCCTGGCATACTACTGCCTGAGCCAGAACCCCAAGGCGAGGCCGCTGATGAGCGACGTGGTGGAGACCCTTGAGCCACTGCAGTTGCAGGGCAGCGATGCAAGCTTTCAGTCCATCCATGTCCCTGACTACAGGATTCACCGTAGGCTAACGGGGAACAATGTCCACTACAGGGCCATCCCAAACCCGAAATGCGCCCCGGCTGCCGTCCCGGCGTGCAGGGTGCGGTGA